The DNA sequence CTTGCCCTGGGCAGCCACAGCCTCCATGGCTTTCCGCACAGTTTCTTCATCACCCAGGAACCGCATGGGCTTGGTGGGCTTCAGCGCCTGGTCCAGCTCGTACACGATGGGGATCCCCGTGGGCAGGTTCAGCTCCATGATGGCCTGGTCTGACATCCCTGGACCGGGGGAACAGGGTCCTTAGTCCCTGCTGGCCTGTGCCAGGCAGCTGCCTGCTCTCGCATTCAGCTGGCCCCATGACCTTTATGGGCCACAGAGCTGGGTCAGCTAGGCGTCAACCCTCATGCCCCCACAGTAAGCCACAGAAAAGGGCTTGGGGAAGGTCAAGCCAGAAGTCAGGGACAGAGTGCCCTACAGAGTAGCTGTGGTGAGCCGGGACCTTGCACCCCCAGCCTGGAGTTGCTGTTGACCTGGGACAGTGCCATTGGGCTCCTCCAGCCAGATCGATGGATGTTTGGCTTCTAGGACATTCTAAATTCTAGATGTCAGGAGCAGGGGTGCTCCTGACACATGTGCTTGGAGAGACAGAAGGGCCTCCCATGGCCAAGGTGGAGGGAGGCCCTGCTGGGTGGAAAGGGCAAGGGTTCCCAAGGAAACCTGACCCTGCCTGCCTCCACAGCCCCTGGCCTGGAATAGCAGCTCGACCTTTGCGATTCCTGACACCCCGCCCCCTCAGTGTGACTGAAGAAAATGTTCTCCAGGCAATGGGAAGCTGAGGCCTCCATCCTGCCCTCCCAGATGGGGCCCTtggaagggaggggacaggagggtcttcccaccatgtgaggacccagcatcctggggagaggggctggggctggccagGCCTCAGGGGCCTCTTTGTTCTCTGGCCAGCTGCCCACCCGACCCCCAAAGCAGGAGGTTTGGAACCCCAcaccctgcctgccttcttcccctttccacaATCCCCACAAGCATGAAGTCCATTTGAATGCTAATTTAAACTCTCCTGAGGATCTGTGCAACCGTCTAAGGTAGTATCGGGGGCTCGGTGGAGACACATGCGtgtaggggtggggggaacccAGCTACGCGCCAGGCGGCTAGGACTGCTGCACACCCTGCACCCTTCTTTTGACTGGTTTTACTTTTGCCTGGCATGGATGTGAGCTGGGACCCTGCCCTGGGCTTCATGTCCAACTGCAGGCAGTACTGGGAGGAGCCCCAAGAGCCCCCCGCCAAACCCCAGAGAGGGTGGTTGAGACCCAACAAGTGCAGTGACTTGACCAGGGTCACAATAAATGTGCAGCCAGACGGCCCTGCCTTTGCCCAGCTGGGTGTCCTTGGGCATGGCCTTGTCTCTAGCCCAGGCTTGTGTCTAGgaagccagccctgccccaggcctgtgACCCCTGTGCAGGGCTTGGGCCTGGGTCAGTGGTGGCAGATGTTTTCACCCACAGTCTTCAGAAGGAAACTCACTGTACACAAGCAAGTGAAACATTTTacaaagtgggtttttttgtaagtggtttctcaacctcagttcAACTCAGTTTGAAACCCCCACCCTGCAGGCTCCTGTCTGCACAGCTGCCTCCATCATACAGGGGGTACTTGGCTAACGTGAGAAGTTGGGACCCGAATGGTTCAAAGGTACGTAACCCCCCCACCTCCGTGCACATCCCACAAGGTAGTCCTCACCTTCCAGATGTTTGACGATGCCCCGCAGGCTGTTCCCGTGGGCGGCAATGAGCACTCTCTTGCCAGCCTTGATCTGGGGGGCGATCTCCTCGTTCCAGAAGGGGAGGGCCCGGGCGATGGTGTCCTTCAGGCTCTCACATGTAGGCAGCTCCCCGGGCTTCAGGCCTGCATACCGCCGCTCCTGGGGGCATCCACACTGCTGTTTTGTCCCCAGAAAgccagaccccagaccccagcTGCCATCCCCGGGGGCCCCTGCCCTAGACCTGCCCCTGGTGCTCCAAGCAGCCCACCTTGCTGATGGAGCTGTAGTAGGGGTGCTTCTCGTCCATGGGGGGCGGCGGGATGTCGAAGGAACGCCTCCAGATCTTCACCTGCTCCTCGCCGTGCTTGGCGGCTGTCTCTGCCTTGTTGAGGCCCGTGAGGCCCCCGTAGTGCCTCTCGTTGAGGCGCCAGGTGCGCACCACGGGCAGCCACATCTGGTCTGTGCCGTCCAGGATGGTCCAGAGGGTGCGGATGGCTCGCTTCAGCACCGACGTGTAGCAGATGTCAAACTCCATCTTGGCGTCCCTGATGGCCTCGGCGCCCTTCTTGGCCTCCTGGGCCCCCTTCTCACTCAGCTCTGCATCGAACCAGCCACAGAAGCGGTTCTCCTGGTTCCAGGTGCTCTCACCGTGCCGAACCATCACGAGGCGGTGGGTGGACATGGCAGTGGTGTTGGGGAGCGTGGCAGGCTCCGGACAGGGACAGCCGCCTCCCAGGTGCACCCAGTTTTATAAcagtctgtccccagcccccaccctggccaACTGCCAGTCAGCATTCCAGGCCTGACGGGCAGCGGCAGGTGGCCAGTAGCAAagcctggggggagggcaggcacagagccggacttAAAATAGCCCTACCAACCCTGGCccctgggctgggtggggctgCTGAGAAGGACCCAGCATGCAGGGCACAAGTCAGGGCCCTTGACAAgcctgaggagggggaggagggctggcagGAGTAGAAGGGGTCCCAGAGCAAGACTTCTCTGTCCCAGGGGGGCCGACACTCAGGCCGAGGCACAGTGAATCCCCACCTGCTTTCTCCTGGTCCTCGTTAACACAAGTGGGGACATGCCTGCATCTCAGTGAGAAACTGACCCGTGTAAAGGGGAGCCAGGAGCTGTGTGCACCCATGTGCCTGAGTGTGTACACACGTGTGCGGGCACATGTGCATGCCTGCTGTGCgttgcatgtacacacatgtgctCGTATCTGGTGCTTGTTGcatgtacgtgtatgtgtgtgtaaagtgCCAGAAATCCCTTCCCCTGGTGGCTCGACTCTGCTCACCCGGAAGTGGGGGCCACATACAGTCTTTCCTTAGGGGTCCTGGACCCCCTCCCCAGGTCCTGCTGCTCTGACAGGCCCTGCCCTCAGAGGAAGGGCTGCAGGAGCCTGTGGCTGATGGCTGGACTGGGAGGGGCTGTGACATAATCTCCCCAAGTCCCCtcaagggaggggggagaggtaGTGAAAGGTCAGGTCGCTGTGGGCAGAGCCAGGGAACCGGTGGGGACCGAAGCCCTGGGGAGAGAGGTCTGGCCCTGCAGGGAGAGCAGCAGGCAGCAGTGTGGGCAACAGGCTGAGGCCAAGCAGGCAGAGCTGTTTCCAAGACAaccccaggggaggggaggccagaaggaagaagagggtgcctttgtttcctcttgGGCCCCTCTGTCAAGCTCTGGTGCACAcctgccacccctcccacccGCTGCCATCACCAAAGCCAGGCTCACCCCTCCCCACTGAAACCACctttaaggagaaagaaatccaagagtCATGCTCCCCAGGGATCCCAGAACCAGAGACACTGGTTGCCAGGTTCATGCCCAGCTAAGCAAGAGCGCCCAGAAATGGGCCGAGGTTGGTGCTGGGGGGTCTGCCCGAGACTTCTTCTGCATTCTGATTTCGGGAGACGAAGGCCACTGTGGCGGGGGCTGCACCGTCATGAGGGAGGCTGTCCAgggtccccttcctcccccccactGCTGCAGTGACCACACCCTCACCCTATCATGCTTCTGAAAATGGAAAAGGGTGAGCAGGAGGCCAGCAGAGGGTCAGCTACTACACTGAGACTTGGCCTTGACATGCTTCCCTCCAGCCCTGCTGTCCACTCAAGGGAGAGCCTCCCAGCTCTGGGTTCCTAACATGGAGGCCGCACACCCACCCCACCGATTGCAAGTGGAGGTCACCCTCCCCCTCCTGACGGTGCCATACACAGGCTCTGCCACTCCAGCTCTACCCCCCTTAAAGCCACCTCTCCTATGCATGGTCTACTCTTTGCCCCCTTGACCACTGACCAGGCCCTGGGATGCCCCAGCAGGGCCCAGGCAGAACGGTGCAAGCAGCTGTTCTAGTTTGTCCTAGCGTCTAGGGATGAGTAAAAAGGGCATAGGGAGAgatgggggggctgggggagggaggggtgggggatagaggaggggtagagacagcCTCTTGCAGGTGCAGCAGGAGGCAAAGGGCTCAGCCATGACCGAATTCTGGGGgacagtgttccaggcagaggggccaGCAAGGAACCGGTCCCCACCGGAGAGCACACAGGTGTGTGGCAGGGAGGTATGagggtttgggccctgcgtccTGACACGGGCCACTGGAGAGTTTGAAGCATGGTCGTATTTTAACGTCACTGCAGCGGTAAGAAGAAGCTGTTTGGAGACAGCCCAGCCGGGGCCCTGGTAGAGGAGCCGGCCTGACCTGGGCGCAGATGGGCGCTGAGAGGCTGTGGGACTGGGCAGGCGCTGGGtctcgctgcccccccccccccccccccccggcctggcccccagagggaggagcacagagaggggcgGGGCTTGTGCTCCGATGAGCTCGGACCAGAGGGTCCAGGCCTCTGTGCGCCGGTGCCGGCCCGATTCGGACCCACTCCACAAGCACAAGTCCATCCGTCTGCGGTGCACGGGCGGCTCACGCGCTGGGGGTGCTACAGGGGGCAAGCGAGGCACGGCCCGAGGGGCCTGCAGCTCAGTGAGCGGACACTGGCGGCACCACGTCTGGCCTGGCCGTTGGGCGGTGATGAGGCCTCAGACAAGGGAGCGAGGGGGCTGCTGTCTCCACAGGGTGGtcctggggaggtggagggagcatCCTGAGCACAGCTTGAGTCCTcggcagacagaggcagagagcaaacgtgggggcgggcagggagaaggagcaggCAGGTGATGCAAGGAGATGGGATGGGAAGTTCCACGAAACAGCAGTGACTTCACCAGTTTCATTTCCAGGATTGCCCAGCTGGCAGTGCGCCCCAGTATGCAAGGAAAGCGCTCCGGAGAATCCCTCTGGTCTGAGTGGCTGAAATGAAGCCTCTGAAGGTCAGGGGTGGGGCGATCCCTCCCTTGTCCCCTTCCTCTCCACCAAAGCTCCTGAGTAATGTGCAGGTGGTATAGTTATGGCAGCGCCCCTCCAGGCAGGCTGCCCTCCAACCAGAGGCGTGTGCGCAGCTGCTTGGCCCTGTGCAGcagggtggggaaactgaggccccggggAGCTGTGAAGTAGCAGGGCAGGCTTGCAGAGGAAGGAGATCAGGTGAGTGGTCCGGTGTAGTTCCCGGCTGTCTGATGAGTGCACCTGTGGGGTCTGACTGCAGACACACAACACCACAGGTCCTACGCCAACCACTGTCTGCACAGACGCAGCACGGACCAACTAGTAACACTGCACACAGCCAATGGATGCAAGAAGACAGGGGCAGAAGGCAGGTAGTCTAACACCTGCCAGAGCAATACACTCAGCGTTCTCCCTGTGATTTAAATAAGACCTAGACTCTCGTGGTACTGTTCAAAATATCTAGGACACCTTTGCACATGGTTGTCCAGTgatgtcccaacaccatttattgcaGAGAAAATCCTGCCCCCATGGTATATTCTTGGTCCTTCATCATAAACGAGTTGGCCATGATGTGTGGGTTTatctctgggttctctattctgttccattggtctatgtgtctgtttttaggcCAATAATAGTGTTTTTGATTACTTATGGCtctgtagtatagtttgaaatcagggagcatgatgcctccagctttgttcttttttctcaggattgctttgctatccatggtcttttgtgattctatataaattttagaactattttttctattttgagaaaaatgcctttggaaCTTTGATAGGGgcttcattgaatctgtagattgcctttttaaaaaatgtttattggggcaccttgggtggctcagttaagcatccagctttggctcaggtcatgaactcgcagtttatgggtttgagccttgtgttggattctgtgctgacagctcagagcctggagcctcctccagattctgtgtctccctctctctctgcccctcctctggttatgctctctctctctctctctctgtgtctctcaaaaataagagcACCCTcgagcaaatgggggagaggcagggagagagaatcccaagcaggctcaacacagggcttgatctcatgaccgagACATCATGACTTGACTgttatcaagagtcagatgcttaaccaactgaaccacccaggagctcctgtagattgctttagatgatatggatattttaacaattttaattcttccagcccatgagcatggaatatccttccatttgtgtgtcttcaatttctttcatcagtatctttTAGTGTACAGATCTCTCACTTCCTCGgttagatttactcctaggtcgtttattattttttgatgcaattaCACATGGGATTgttaatttctctgatagttgattgttagtgcatagaaatacaactgatctctgtgtattgatttttcttcctgcaactttactgaatccatttattagttctaacagtttggagggtttttttgtcGTCCCTTTAATGTTTTccatatataagatcatatcatctccAAATAgaggaagttttacttcttcttttaccaattggatgcctttcatttctctatcttgcctgattgctgtggctatgacCTCTAGTACTACTttgaacaaaagtggtgagagtgggtattcttgtcttattcctgatcttaacaGGAAAAGCTTTTCTCTGTTAGGAGTAATTAGCTGTGAGCTTATCATATATGGCCTTCACTGTactgagatatgttccctctatatgcattttgttgagggttttttaaatcctaaatcaATGTTAagttttgtcaaatccttttccttcatttattgagatgatcataatTTTTGTCCTTCATTGTATTCATGTGGTGAATCACACTGGCTGATTTGTGGGTGCTGAGttatccttgcatccctgggTTAACTCCCACTTGACTCTGGTGTATGACCCCTTTAATGCATtgttaaattcagtttgctaatattttgttgaggattttcgcATCCATGTCATCAAGGATAGTTAagtgtaatttttctttccttagagtgtctttgtctggttttagcaTCAGGGTAAAGCTGACcttataaaataagtttgaaattGTTCCTTCCTGTTATAGTTTTTGGGATAGTTGGAGaagaattggtgttaatttttctttaactgtttggTAGAAGCACCAGGACGGTCtggtcctgaaatcattgttaggaggtttttgattaccaatCTGTTTATCAGTAATTGGTCTgtccagattttctgtttcttcatgactcagtcttggtaggttgtatgtttctaagagtTTACTCATTTCTTCTAGCTGACCCAGTTTGCTGGTGTTAGTCATCCTTTGTGATCCTTTGTATTTGCATGGTATTAGTTGTAAcgtcatttctttcatttataattttgagtccttttttttttttattagtataaGTAgctaatttgtctattttatctttttttttaaaaatctcttagttttgttgatcttttctattatctCTTTAGACtctatttctactctgatctttttATTCCTGTCCTTCTACTAATTTGGggctttttttctagttccttgaggtgtaaagatAGGTcatttatttgagctttttcttaatgtaggcgtTTACTGCTATAAgcttccctcttaaaactgcttttacagggg is a window from the Leopardus geoffroyi isolate Oge1 chromosome A2, O.geoffroyi_Oge1_pat1.0, whole genome shotgun sequence genome containing:
- the PGAM2 gene encoding phosphoglycerate mutase 2, yielding MSTHRLVMVRHGESTWNQENRFCGWFDAELSEKGAQEAKKGAEAIRDAKMEFDICYTSVLKRAIRTLWTILDGTDQMWLPVVRTWRLNERHYGGLTGLNKAETAAKHGEEQVKIWRRSFDIPPPPMDEKHPYYSSISKERRYAGLKPGELPTCESLKDTIARALPFWNEEIAPQIKAGKRVLIAAHGNSLRGIVKHLEGMSDQAIMELNLPTGIPIVYELDQALKPTKPMRFLGDEETVRKAMEAVAAQGKAK